The Henckelia pumila isolate YLH828 chromosome 2, ASM3356847v2, whole genome shotgun sequence genome includes a window with the following:
- the LOC140881216 gene encoding pectinesterase 3, whose protein sequence is MDTINSFKGYGKVDELEQQAFKKKTRKRLIIISISAVLLIALIVGVVAGTVIHSKNGSDDVPATSGSPAAAIKAVCSITQYPTSCYSSLDSSNSTDPERIFLFSLTVVKRSLEAVSNFTEEYMNKTDSPAVKEALNICSTVLDDAAASLDDCISSMQSGGSKLIADDSSIDDLKTWLSTVITDQETCFDALYDSNATFVEEIKLLMKNSTEYSSNSLAIISKLNSLLGIFKIPFHRRRLLGESDFPAWVSAGDRRLLQQSNPKPDLTVAKDGSGDVTSLKAAVAKIPKKSTTRFVIYVKAGIYVENLVLDKSYTNLMIYGDGKSLSIISGSKNFVDGTPTFSTATVGVAGKGFIARDIGFRNTAGPAKHQAVAFRSGSDQSVFYRCSFNAFQDTLYSHSNRQFYRDCDIIGTVDFIFGNSAVVFQNCNIFPRQPMSNQFVTITAQGKVDQNQNTGISIQRCKMSPYDNLTAQTYLGRPWKAFATTVVMQTNIGGFLNPLGWARWVQNVDPPKTIFYAEYQNTGPGASTSGRVKWAGYKPSLTPVEANKYNVQSFIQGGSWLPATNVVFEST, encoded by the exons ATGGACACAATCAATTCTTTCAAGGGATATGGAAAAGTGGATGAGCTTGAACAACAAGCTTTCAAGAAAAAAACCCGCAAGCGTTTGATCATCATCTCCATTTCAGCAGTTTTATTAATTGCTCTGATCGTCGGAGTTGTCGCCGGAACTGTGATTCATAGCAAGAATGGTTCCGACGATGTTCCGGCGACGTCGGGTTCTCCGGCTGCGGCGATCAAAGCTGTCTGCAGTATCACTCAGTACCCAACTTCTTGTTATTCCAGCTTGGATTCTTCCAACTCCACCGACCCGGAGAGGATTTTCTTGTTTTCTTTAACAGTGGTGAAGAGATCTCTGGAGGCGGTGTCCAATTTCACGGAGGAGTACATGAACAAGACGGATTCCCCGGCAGTGAAAGAGGCGTTGAATATATGCTCCACCGTGTTAGACGACGCCGCTGCTTCGCTCGACGACTGCATATCCTCCATGCAGAGCGGCGGAAGTAAGCTGATCGCCGACGATTCCAGCATCGACGACTTGAAAACCTGGCTGAGCACTGTGATAACAGACCAAGAAACTTGTTTCGATGCTCTGTATGATTCGAACGCCACTTTCGTGGAAGAAATCAAGCTTCTGATGAAGAATTCGACGGAATATTCCAGCAACAGTTTGGCCATAATCTCGAAACTGAACTCGTTGCTCGGGATTTTCAAGATCCCATTCCACAGGAGGCGTTTGCTGGGGGAATCGGACTTCCCCGCATGGGTTTCCGCCGGAGACAGGAGGCTGCTTCAGCAGAGCAATCCCAAGCCAGATTTGACGGTGGCCAAGGACGGCAGCGGCGATGTGACAAGCCTGAAAGCTGCGGTTGCTAAAATACCCAAGAAGAGCACAACGAGATTCGTGATATATGTGAAGGCTGGGATTTATGTGGAGAATTTGGTGTTGGATAAATCTTACACCAATCTGATGATCTACGGCGACGGCAAGAGTCTTTCCATTATTTCGGGCAGCAAGAATTTCGTAGACGGAACTCCCACTTTCTCCACGGCTACTGTTG GTGTGGCGGGAAAAGGATTCATCGCACGAGACATCGGTTTCAGGAACACAGCCGGACCAGCAAAACACCAAGCCGTCGCCTTCCGTTCGGGATCCGACCAATCCGTCTTCTACAGATGCTCGTTCAACGCGTTCCAAGACACCCTCTACTCGCACTCGAACCGACAATTCTACCGCGATTGCGACATAATCGGTACGGTGGACTTCATATTCGGAAACTCGGCGGTCGTGTTCCAGAACTGTAACATCTTCCCTAGACAACCCATGTCCAATCAATTTGTCACCATTACGGCCCAAGGCAAGGTAGACCAGAATCAGAACACCGGCATTTCCATCCAACGTTGTAAAATGAGCCCGTACGACAACCTTACGGCCCAGACCTACTTAGGCAGGCCCTGGAAAGCTTTCGCCACTACGGTTGTTATGCAGACTAATATTGGTGGGTTCCTGAATCCATTGGGCTGGGCCAGATGGGTCCAAAATGTCGACCCACCAAAAACTATCTTCTACGCAGAGTATCAGAATACTGGGCCAGGAGCAAGCACTAGCGGGAGGGTGAAGTGGGCCGGGTATAAGCCCAGTCTTACTCCAGTCGAGGCCAATAAATATAACGTGCAGTCATTCATCCAAGGCGGTTCCTGGTTGCCTGCTACAAATGTAGTTTTTGAGTCAACCTAA